In Desulfosporosinus sp. Sb-LF, one DNA window encodes the following:
- a CDS encoding methyl-accepting chemotaxis protein — protein sequence MKMTLAKKMVAYFILVILVASVGFGYTIHEGTQAEVYVNDLKGKVPRMQVNNDIAYNAVAESSNLRAYLLYGKEQYLNEYKRLAELNVKLEDELIRDAVTEASRKLSTDTKVLDQKYTEIVNTKFMPLLKAGNKQAAVEVAMNELAPQASTLLAKIDEAKSYRINTIALAMNNTNNATKLAKEASVLAAVLVAILGIVIGLFAAHRITAPIKVLQGLMAEASNGNLLLKAAVKTKDEIGQLCESFNSMIAAQLEIVKAVKTSSVELSAASEEMAASSTEVAVATTSVSKNIQKVAQSMEDASNSSMETSQVLIELSALIQIAKDKAISASTKSEISINAAKAGKATVNVVMQNMNTIHEKTREAEKVITLLNEYSQKIGMINETITGIAQQTNLLALNAAIEAARAGESGRGFAVVAEEVRKLAEQSNAEARNISQLISKITENTDSAVVAMKESLAEVEVGVEEVNKAGESLENILLAVTETVSDIDGIAKVTNDEVASSDKIVQLIEVVADEIEGTSHDAQEVSAAVEETTATIETVAASSEQASSMAQSLHSLIARFKID from the coding sequence ATGAAAATGACTTTAGCAAAGAAAATGGTAGCCTACTTCATTTTAGTAATTCTAGTGGCGTCAGTGGGATTTGGTTACACCATCCATGAGGGCACTCAGGCGGAAGTGTATGTCAACGATCTTAAAGGTAAGGTTCCAAGAATGCAGGTAAATAATGATATTGCTTATAATGCTGTTGCAGAGTCTTCCAACCTTAGGGCTTATTTGCTCTATGGAAAGGAACAATATCTGAATGAATATAAGCGATTAGCTGAGTTGAACGTGAAGCTTGAAGATGAGCTCATCAGGGATGCAGTAACGGAAGCTTCGCGTAAATTATCCACGGATACTAAAGTGCTGGATCAAAAATACACTGAAATTGTTAATACCAAGTTTATGCCTTTGTTGAAGGCTGGCAACAAACAAGCAGCCGTGGAAGTTGCAATGAATGAATTAGCACCGCAAGCCAGTACTTTGCTTGCAAAGATTGATGAGGCGAAGAGCTATCGAATCAATACGATTGCCCTGGCAATGAATAATACGAATAACGCCACGAAACTAGCGAAGGAAGCGTCCGTTCTGGCAGCAGTCTTAGTAGCAATTTTGGGGATTGTTATCGGACTTTTTGCAGCCCACAGAATTACAGCGCCTATCAAGGTGTTGCAAGGTTTGATGGCTGAGGCTAGTAATGGAAATCTACTGTTAAAAGCAGCTGTTAAAACAAAGGACGAAATTGGTCAGCTTTGCGAATCGTTTAATTCTATGATTGCTGCCCAATTAGAAATTGTAAAAGCGGTCAAGACCAGCTCGGTCGAACTCTCAGCCGCTTCAGAGGAAATGGCTGCTTCTTCGACGGAAGTAGCGGTAGCAACAACTAGTGTCTCTAAAAATATACAAAAGGTAGCTCAATCAATGGAAGACGCCTCCAATTCAAGTATGGAAACGTCACAAGTTCTCATCGAACTTTCAGCTCTGATTCAAATAGCAAAAGATAAGGCTATTTCAGCCAGTACTAAATCGGAAATTTCCATCAACGCTGCTAAAGCGGGAAAAGCTACTGTGAACGTGGTAATGCAGAATATGAATACGATCCATGAGAAGACAAGGGAAGCGGAAAAAGTGATCACGCTCCTCAATGAATACTCTCAAAAAATTGGGATGATTAATGAAACAATCACAGGCATTGCACAACAAACTAATCTACTGGCACTTAATGCAGCTATCGAGGCAGCTCGGGCTGGTGAGTCAGGCAGAGGCTTTGCCGTTGTTGCGGAGGAAGTTCGAAAATTGGCAGAACAATCTAATGCCGAGGCCAGAAATATTTCACAGCTTATTTCCAAGATTACTGAAAACACCGATAGTGCGGTTGTCGCTATGAAGGAAAGTTTGGCCGAGGTTGAAGTAGGCGTGGAAGAGGTCAATAAAGCGGGGGAATCCCTGGAGAACATTTTATTAGCTGTAACGGAAACTGTCAGCGATATTGACGGAATTGCCAAGGTTACTAACGATGAGGTAGCCTCGTCAGATAAGATAGTACAGCTAATCGAGGTTGTTGCTGATGAAATTGAAGGCACAAGTCATGACGCTCAAGAGGTATCTGCAGCTGTTGAGGAAACTACAGCAACCATCGAAACTGTAGCGGCAAGTTCCGAACAGGCCAGTTCTATGGCCCAAAGCTTGCATAGTCTAATTGCAAGATTCAAAATTGATTGA
- a CDS encoding STAS domain-containing protein produces the protein MKHSITVNGNHATVLLKDKIYVHDASLLRDELIELIEQGVTDIRMNLSGLIYIDSSGLGTMVTIHKRTKEKNGRLVLSGAQGLPYDLIKRTRLDRVFTIE, from the coding sequence ATGAAACATTCGATTACAGTCAATGGCAATCATGCTACGGTTCTATTAAAGGATAAAATATACGTTCACGATGCTTCACTGCTTAGAGATGAGTTAATTGAGCTTATAGAACAAGGGGTTACCGATATAAGAATGAATCTTTCTGGGCTCATCTACATAGACAGTTCAGGATTGGGGACGATGGTGACGATTCATAAACGCACTAAGGAGAAAAACGGTAGGCTCGTGCTTTCGGGTGCTCAAGGGCTGCCCTATGATCTAATCAAACGCACACGACTTGATAGGGTGTTCACCATTGAATAA
- a CDS encoding PAS domain S-box protein translates to MIHEKPEHAGTGVVEKPKVASDIVEWERLELELANQKRFLKKMLDTIPDLIVYKDINSEFLGCNKGYAEKVLGMNEDEVCEKKVLDFTEDRERAKLCRQKDQEIFVTGKSLKYEEKFHLINGSVMDTETVKTPIVDEKGKVTGLIAISRDITERKRLEKQLWGQMKYAELLFRTVPSAVLSVDKNRKIIRWNKIAEEITGYTESEVVGKECSMILHGVGIEGCELCRNASDSPLINQMCKIVTKEGQSGHVLKSIAVLKDEFGEISERMECFEDITGMIEMEAELRASEEKFRQLAETINEIFLITDKERIVYVSPAYERISGMTCQSLIDDQSSLVELIHPADRERIRASLFQGFESMNEVTNVEFRIIRHDGEMRWLWLRSFPILAEDNNSPLKATSIVDITDRKRVEDKLRERERQTQMELLLAARVQQDSLPHPISGDKVRVSSIFVPHSTVSGDFFNYKWFEEQKMLCGYIIDVCGHGVATAMQTATFKMMLDNVLLTGEEIKEGDIQTINQRIMQYLYEDSFVALLYFEFDLLAGVLKLICAGITLFLAAKPDECTLVPLSGCYLGIVNVPEIETYIIPVKAGEIYCMMSDGVSDLIELNGISKQEGLTGYMRWFEELAKCPERNDDFSAVCIEILQDRKETDVLDIKDEEELQRAQVIISEFLERNVPMHAPMLEVAVNEAMNNGFGTCGRVRVKTRRMGSRLIIRVKDDGPGFNAGEVTAKRVAGNYESEFDGLLEAEGGRGIFLMRSFCDKVIYNAKGNEVLLMKII, encoded by the coding sequence ATGATTCATGAAAAACCTGAACACGCTGGAACGGGAGTTGTCGAAAAGCCAAAAGTTGCGAGTGATATTGTAGAATGGGAAAGATTAGAACTGGAGCTTGCTAACCAAAAAAGATTTTTGAAAAAAATGCTAGATACTATACCTGACCTCATAGTCTATAAAGATATCAACAGTGAATTTCTAGGATGTAACAAAGGATATGCTGAAAAGGTTTTAGGGATGAACGAGGACGAGGTTTGTGAGAAAAAAGTTTTAGACTTCACGGAAGACCGCGAGCGAGCTAAATTATGTCGGCAGAAAGACCAGGAGATATTTGTGACGGGTAAATCTCTGAAGTATGAAGAAAAATTTCACTTGATAAATGGCAGTGTTATGGACACTGAAACTGTAAAGACCCCCATAGTAGATGAAAAGGGAAAAGTTACGGGACTTATTGCGATATCTAGGGATATTACAGAGCGGAAAAGACTGGAAAAACAACTATGGGGACAGATGAAATACGCTGAGTTGCTTTTTAGAACGGTTCCAAGTGCTGTCCTTTCAGTGGATAAGAATAGAAAGATCATTCGATGGAACAAAATCGCTGAGGAAATCACGGGTTATACAGAATCTGAAGTTGTGGGTAAAGAGTGCTCCATGATACTACATGGAGTAGGTATTGAGGGTTGCGAACTGTGCCGCAACGCCAGTGACTCGCCCTTAATAAATCAGATGTGCAAGATTGTAACGAAAGAGGGTCAAAGCGGGCATGTTTTAAAGAGTATTGCCGTATTAAAAGATGAATTTGGGGAAATTAGCGAAAGGATGGAGTGTTTCGAAGATATTACAGGAATGATTGAAATGGAAGCAGAGCTGAGAGCGAGCGAAGAGAAATTCAGACAGCTTGCTGAAACCATCAATGAGATCTTTCTCATCACGGATAAAGAGAGAATCGTTTATGTCAGTCCTGCCTATGAAAGAATTAGTGGGATGACCTGTCAGAGTCTGATAGATGATCAATCTTCATTGGTTGAGTTGATTCATCCGGCTGACCGTGAGAGGATTCGAGCCTCTCTTTTTCAGGGCTTTGAGAGTATGAACGAGGTAACGAACGTGGAGTTTAGAATTATTAGACACGATGGGGAGATGCGGTGGCTCTGGCTTCGAAGCTTTCCGATATTGGCTGAAGATAACAATAGCCCGCTGAAAGCGACGAGTATCGTTGATATCACAGACCGAAAGAGGGTCGAAGATAAGCTCCGAGAGCGAGAACGGCAAACTCAGATGGAACTTTTATTAGCTGCACGAGTGCAGCAGGATTCTTTACCCCACCCTATTTCTGGAGATAAGGTGCGTGTTAGTTCGATTTTTGTGCCCCATAGTACGGTTAGTGGGGATTTCTTCAACTACAAGTGGTTTGAAGAACAAAAGATGCTATGTGGTTACATCATAGATGTGTGTGGACATGGCGTGGCTACAGCTATGCAAACCGCTACATTCAAAATGATGCTAGATAATGTTCTACTAACGGGTGAGGAAATTAAGGAGGGTGACATTCAGACTATTAATCAGAGAATCATGCAATATCTGTATGAGGATTCTTTTGTAGCCCTATTATATTTTGAGTTCGATCTACTAGCTGGTGTGCTAAAACTTATCTGCGCTGGAATAACGTTATTCTTGGCCGCTAAGCCGGATGAGTGTACTTTGGTTCCCTTATCGGGTTGCTATCTTGGTATTGTGAATGTACCAGAAATTGAAACGTACATAATACCCGTCAAAGCTGGAGAAATCTATTGCATGATGAGCGATGGGGTATCAGATCTGATCGAGTTAAACGGAATAAGTAAGCAGGAAGGGTTAACAGGATATATGCGTTGGTTTGAGGAACTAGCAAAATGTCCCGAAAGGAACGATGACTTTTCCGCTGTTTGTATTGAAATCCTCCAGGATCGCAAGGAAACAGATGTTTTAGATATAAAAGATGAAGAGGAACTCCAACGTGCCCAGGTGATTATCAGTGAGTTTCTGGAACGGAATGTACCAATGCATGCGCCCATGCTGGAGGTTGCTGTCAACGAAGCGATGAACAACGGTTTTGGTACTTGCGGGCGGGTTCGTGTTAAAACAAGGCGAATGGGTAGCAGACTAATCATAAGGGTTAAGGACGATGGTCCAGGCTTTAACGCGGGAGAAGTTACTGCAAAACGAGTGGCGGGCAATTATGAAAGTGAGTTTGATGGTCTGCTGGAGGCTGAAGGTGGACGTGGTATTTTCTTGATGAGATCATTTTGTGACAAAGTGATCTATAACGCCAAGGGAAATGAGGTACTCTTGATGAAGATTATTTAA
- a CDS encoding CorA family divalent cation transporter: protein MEIKMIDFDSWKEVNSYLEHSLQKIDEISFKQLNDIRSNKSFSKQLNDLTFFVNLKDDLFQAKILMVNDLFLFHKNSKLDRKIESWKSGKLIQTVHDILCLIGFEALETIQNKIEALESSMDALEEEILENPNKSQQMRIIKLHRKAIKFKRQINEHLSIYIRTKQDTPLWNELMMNVQRELDNARQLVELMENLREAYQASVDNKSNDIMKFLTILATVLLPINILTSFFGMNFEWMPLIHNQYGMYVLYALILILVSIIVIVLKRKKWL, encoded by the coding sequence ATGGAAATAAAAATGATAGATTTCGATTCCTGGAAAGAGGTTAATAGTTACCTAGAGCATTCCTTACAAAAAATAGATGAAATTAGCTTTAAGCAGTTAAATGATATTAGATCAAACAAAAGCTTTTCAAAGCAGTTAAATGATTTAACATTCTTCGTGAACCTTAAAGATGATCTTTTCCAGGCTAAGATCTTAATGGTCAATGATTTGTTTTTGTTTCACAAGAATAGCAAGTTAGACCGAAAGATAGAGAGCTGGAAATCAGGAAAACTGATCCAAACTGTACACGATATATTGTGTCTCATTGGATTTGAAGCTTTGGAAACAATCCAAAACAAAATCGAAGCCTTAGAGTCGTCTATGGATGCACTGGAAGAAGAAATTTTAGAAAACCCAAACAAGTCTCAACAGATGAGGATTATTAAACTACATAGAAAAGCTATAAAATTCAAGAGGCAAATCAATGAGCATTTGTCTATATATATTCGTACTAAACAAGATACTCCGCTATGGAACGAGCTTATGATGAATGTGCAGCGTGAACTGGATAACGCAAGGCAACTAGTAGAGCTAATGGAAAATCTCAGAGAAGCATATCAGGCATCTGTGGATAATAAATCAAACGACATAATGAAATTTCTAACCATCTTAGCTACGGTATTATTACCTATTAACATATTGACCAGTTTCTTTGGAATGAACTTCGAGTGGATGCCATTAATTCATAATCAGTATGGGATGTACGTACTCTACGCTTTAATACTCATCCTAGTATCGATAATAGTTATAGTATTAAAACGAAAGAAATGGCTCTAA
- a CDS encoding methyl-accepting chemotaxis protein has translation MTLAKKMIAYFLLVILVATGGFAYTIYGCSNAEVSVDNLQGYEIPRLQKTNDIAYNATAEASNVRAYLLYGKEEYLNEYKRLADLNSKLEAELITEARTEDARILSVNIKELNDKYSEITEKKVTPLFKEGKKDAAMEIVVNELAPLSSQMSAKVVEAKTYRKNVIDQAMNDTYNATKQAKMVALIAAVLVAILGILIGLFAARKITAPIKVLQGLMAEASGGNLLVKAVVQTKDEIGQLCESFNTMIASQLEIVKAVKNSSLELTAASQEMAASSTEVSAATVIISSKTQMVAQSMEDASNSSTETSQVLIELSALIQIAKDKAVSAGIKSESSINAAEEGKATVNVVMQSMNTIYNKTREAEKVIALLNEYSQQIGMINETITGIANQTNLLALNAAIEAARAGESGRGFAVVAEEVRKLAEQSNAEASNISQLISKITENTDSAVVAMKHSLSEVEVGVEEVNKAGKSLENILSAVAETVSDIDGIAKVTNDEVASSDKIVQLIEVVAEDIEATSRDAQEVSSAIEETTATIETVAASSEQTSAMAQNLHNLITRFKVDD, from the coding sequence ATGACATTAGCAAAAAAAATGATAGCCTACTTTTTGTTAGTAATTTTAGTGGCGACCGGTGGATTTGCTTATACCATTTATGGGTGTTCTAATGCAGAGGTGTCAGTCGATAATCTTCAGGGATATGAAATTCCGCGCCTGCAGAAAACCAATGATATTGCGTATAATGCTACGGCGGAGGCCTCTAATGTCAGAGCTTATTTGCTCTATGGAAAAGAAGAGTATCTTAACGAATACAAAAGACTTGCTGATTTGAATTCAAAGCTTGAAGCTGAGCTCATTACAGAGGCGCGTACGGAAGACGCGCGTATTCTATCCGTTAATATTAAAGAACTGAATGATAAATACTCTGAGATCACTGAGAAAAAAGTCACCCCTTTGTTTAAGGAAGGCAAAAAAGATGCAGCCATGGAGATTGTGGTTAACGAATTAGCGCCCCTGTCTAGTCAAATGAGTGCTAAGGTTGTTGAAGCCAAAACTTACCGAAAAAATGTGATTGATCAAGCTATGAACGATACGTATAATGCCACGAAACAGGCTAAAATGGTAGCCTTAATAGCAGCAGTTCTGGTAGCTATTTTGGGAATTTTAATTGGACTGTTTGCCGCCCGCAAGATTACAGCCCCGATAAAGGTGTTACAAGGGTTAATGGCTGAGGCGAGTGGAGGAAATCTGCTAGTAAAAGCGGTTGTGCAGACTAAGGATGAAATAGGGCAACTTTGCGAGTCGTTTAATACCATGATTGCTTCGCAGCTGGAGATTGTTAAGGCAGTGAAAAACAGCTCTCTCGAGCTAACCGCAGCATCACAGGAAATGGCGGCCTCTTCGACAGAAGTATCAGCGGCGACGGTAATTATTTCTAGCAAAACTCAGATGGTTGCACAGTCAATGGAAGATGCCTCCAACTCAAGCACGGAAACTTCACAGGTTCTGATCGAACTTTCAGCCCTTATTCAGATCGCGAAGGATAAGGCTGTATCAGCCGGCATTAAATCTGAAAGCTCTATAAACGCGGCCGAGGAGGGAAAGGCCACTGTCAACGTAGTTATGCAAAGCATGAATACTATTTACAACAAGACCAGAGAAGCAGAAAAAGTAATCGCACTTTTGAATGAATACTCTCAACAAATTGGTATGATTAATGAAACCATAACGGGCATTGCCAATCAGACTAATCTGTTGGCACTTAATGCTGCTATTGAAGCTGCTCGGGCCGGTGAATCAGGCAGAGGCTTCGCGGTTGTTGCAGAGGAGGTCAGAAAACTGGCGGAACAATCTAATGCCGAGGCCAGCAATATTTCACAGCTTATTTCTAAGATCACCGAAAACACTGATAGTGCGGTTGTAGCAATGAAGCATAGCTTGTCTGAGGTTGAAGTAGGGGTAGAGGAGGTCAATAAAGCGGGGAAATCGCTGGAAAACATTTTGTCAGCTGTAGCGGAAACAGTAAGTGATATAGACGGGATTGCTAAGGTAACTAACGATGAGGTCGCCTCATCCGATAAAATTGTGCAACTAATCGAGGTTGTAGCCGAAGATATAGAGGCAACAAGCCGGGACGCACAAGAGGTTTCATCAGCAATTGAGGAGACCACAGCAACAATTGAGACCGTAGCGGCGAGTTCCGAGCAGACAAGTGCTATGGCTCAAAACCTGCACAATCTTATTACTAGGTTTAAAGTTGATGATTAA
- a CDS encoding type II toxin-antitoxin system HicB family antitoxin, giving the protein MKNRTLIASPLDEEGLWLAEIPEVKGCKTQGKDLLEVIQRAEELREALDTINGLQFMEEEQTEDEQEKNDFNVLGYFVSHKNKSNGSICSDISEVLGIIEEFDNAVDRGNKAFRRHLGIMMTHLSLEISTLSIGPWTIQCKSMKRQLDTAPKWDGWKDKWNGDEETA; this is encoded by the coding sequence ATGAAAAACCGTACTTTAATTGCAAGCCCACTTGATGAGGAAGGACTTTGGTTAGCAGAGATACCTGAAGTTAAAGGTTGTAAAACACAAGGAAAGGATCTCCTAGAGGTAATCCAAAGAGCAGAAGAGTTGAGAGAAGCACTTGATACAATTAACGGACTTCAATTTATGGAGGAGGAGCAAACAGAGGATGAGCAAGAGAAGAACGACTTCAATGTTCTAGGGTACTTTGTATCACATAAGAATAAATCAAATGGATCTATTTGCTCTGATATCAGTGAAGTGTTAGGGATTATCGAGGAATTTGACAATGCAGTAGATAGAGGTAATAAGGCATTTAGAAGACACTTAGGGATTATGATGACTCATTTATCTCTGGAGATTTCTACCCTTAGTATTGGCCCTTGGACTATACAGTGTAAATCTATGAAAAGACAACTGGACACCGCGCCCAAATGGGATGGATGGAAGGATAAATGGAATGGTGACGAGGAAACGGCCTAA